The segment AAACTGGAATAAGAACTATATAATTTCAGTAATAAAAACTGATTTACCCACTAAATATTCTTTCGAAACTCTTTCTTCAGACGATGGAAAAGGGAAATATCATACCTTCATTGAAGTTTTCAAAGGGCAAGAGGTTTTAAGATGGGCTAGTGGAAATAGTGGATATTCGCTGACTGGTATGCCCAAAACACCAGAAGACTTCCCGACAGTACAAGTAGCTCAGGGCTATACAAATAACTGTGCAAAATTAACCACTAGAGATACAGGATTCTTTGGTAGTATAAACAAGATGCCAATTGCTGCAGGAAACTTATTCTTAGGTCAATTCAATGTGCTTGAAGCCGTAGGCAAACCACTTGAGGCTACTAAGTTTGGCCTACCATTTAATCAAAAGCCTCTCCAACTAAAAGGATGGTATCAATATACCCCAGGTGAAACGTACAAGGACGATGGCAAACCCGTTGCAGGTAAGATAGACGAAGCAGACATCTATGGCGTATTCTATGAAACAGATGACAATTTAGAAACATTAGATGGCAGCAATTCACTTGATTATATTCATGTTCCAAATATTATAGCTATAGCTAGAGAAGATCTTCCTGCTACAACTAAAAACATGTGGACTGAATTCAACTTTGATTTCAAATATATAGAAGGCAGAACAATTGATCCTCAAAAGCTAAAAGAAGGAAAATATAAAATAGCAATTGTATTTACCTCTAGCAAAAATGGTGCACACTTTAGTGGTGCTGTAGGAAGTACTCTTTATGTAGATGAAGTAGAATTAATTGCTGAAGAATATTAAATTTTAGAGTCATGAAAAGATATTATAAACATATATTGCTTTTACTAGCTGTTTTTAGCTCGGTAAATATCTATGCACAAAAGGACCGTAACTGGGGTATCATATGGTCTGCCTTAAAAGGATTAGAATACGAAGTTAAAGGAGGTATTAACATTGGGGGGACATCTCCTCTTCCTTTGCCTTCCGAAATTAGAGAAATAAATAGCTACAGACCAGACTTAGCTCTATCTCTTGGTACAGAAATCTCCAAATGGTTTGGACAAAATGATAGATGGGGATTTATCTTTGGTCTAACTCTAGATACTAAAGCCATGAAAACTGATGCTACGGTAAAAAACTATGGTATGGAAATCATTGGTGACGGTGGAGAAGAAATAAAAGGACAATGGACAGGTAATGTGAAAACAAAGTTCAGAAACTCATATATCACGCTACCTCTATTGGCAGGATATAAAGTATCAAAACGTGTGAACCTTAAATTAGGACCTTACTTCTCTTACGTATTAGAAAGAGATTTCTCAGGTCATGTTTACGATGGCTATTTGAGAGAAGATGACCCTACTGGCCCAAAAGTGGAATTTAAAGACGGTAGTACGGCTACATACGATTTCTCTGACGATTTAAGAAGATTTCAATGGGGATTGCAGTTTGGTGCTGAGTGGAGAGCATTCAGACATCTCAATGTATATGCCGACCTTAATTGGGGATTAAACAATATCTTTAAGAAGGATTTTGATACTGTCACCTTCAATATGTATCCCATCTATCTGAATATGGGTTTTGGATATGCCTTCTAAACAAAAAAGAATAACAATATTAAAAAGCAGAAAGAACTAACCTCTTTCTGTTTTTTTTGTATAGTCATTATCCACTTAGCCACACCCTCTTTTATAACGATACAACTAAGTATCTTCATTTAAATAAATTCAGAAAACCACATTAAATTCTTAAATCAATAGAATAAAACTTTTATTTAGAATCTGCTTCCGAATTGTAAAGTGCTGAATATCAACACTCCCAAAAAGCAAAAAGTACCAAAAGAAACAAACTGGAAACAAAAATTTCAAAAACCCCAAAATGAAAACATCTGCTTAACATATCTTAACACGGAAATGAACGGAAATTTTCATTTTCTATCATTTTGTGCTGCGTTCCTGAAGGTGCAAAATCAGGTATTGTGAACCTTATTGTCGTTTCAGCAATCAGGTTGAAAAAATGGCTTTAGTTGGAAAAATGTGCACGAAAAGTGGGCTTTTCAGGTGGCATTTTATAGTATTTTCTGCGAAAATACAGTTGTATGTTTAACTTTCTACGTATAAGTCTCTTTAGTCTCACGGAATTTTATTAACTTTGCACCAAAGTTTATTTTAATTGCAATTTTATGGTCACTTATTTTGATGCATGTGAGATTCTTGAAATGCTGTCTGAAGCATCTGTAAAGGTGTTTCTGGACGGCGGTTGGGGTGTCGATGCACTTATAGGCAGAGAAACAAGAATACATAACGACATCGATCTGTTCGTAGAGAAGAAAGACTATGGTAAGGCCATATCCGTGATTACCTGGAAGGGATACAGAGAAGTTGTAATGGACTATACGACCGATAGCCATACTGTCTGGAAAGATGACAACGGAAGAATAATCGATCTGCATTGTTTCGAATATGTCGAAGATGGAATTCTATATGACGGATACACTTTCCCAAGCGAAACTTTCTCAGGTAAAGGAAATATCGGGAATATTGAGGTAACATGCATAAACCCGGAGGCACAGGTACAGTTCCATCTTGGATATGAATACGATGAAAATGATGTCCACGACGTCCTGTTATTATGCAGAACTTTCAATCTTGAGATACCGGAGCAATATAAAACTCACATCTGATTCAATATGCTATGATTACTGATAGTTATGATATTGAAACTGAACCAATGATCAATCTGTTTGATTTCTACGGCAGACGTGGAGATTTTGCAGATATATGCCTGATAATATTCTCGAAGGAGATTCATCGGCATTTACTTGATTCCTACGAATCTGAAATTATTGCAACTATGCCGGCTTGCAATGGCGATACGCATATCTATAAAACAACTTATAAAGGAGTTACGATAACTTTCTACCTGTCAGGAATAGGTTCAGCAGTAGCATCCTCTCAATGTCATCTTGCAAGCTGGCTAACTGGAGCATCAAAGTTCATTATGTTCGGTTCCTGTGGCAGTCTTGACCGTACAACCACACAAGGTAGATTTATCATACCGACACAAAGTTACAGAGGGGACGGGTGTTCATATTATTTTGCAGCACCATCCGACTATATTGATATAGCCGCAAGCAAGGAACTTTCCATAATTTTCGACAAATTATCTGTACCATATATTACAGGTAAAATATGGACGACAGATTCGATGATCAGAGAAACAAAAGGACTTGTACGCAAACGTATGGAAGAAGGGTGCATCGCTGTAGAAATGGAATTGGCTGGAGTTCAATCTGTGTGCGACTTCTACAATTTGAAGTTGTATGCTTTTTTTGAAACAGGTGACATTTTGGATACAAATGGATATGAAGCCAAAGGCTTGAACAATGCCAACCATAGTTTAAACAAACTTTATATTGCTTTAGAAACGGCAACCTACATCTGAAGTATATCAGAATTGTAAATTCCCATTTAGCGGACTATATAAAAAGTATTCCATAACCATCTATACGTGGTTTACGGAATGCTTACTTTATAACAATTAGGTTTACACTCGTTTATTTTGACGGTGCAAAGTTACTCATGCTATCTGGCTCCCACAACGGGCAATAGTGCACATTTTCAAGAAAATGACGTTTTCAAGAAAAAAAATATCCCTACAAACTTAGACTATGCCAAGTTTCGTAGGGATTTTGGAGGGTATAAACATTAGATTACTTCGTCCAGTGGTAGTGACTGTCGAGCATCAGGAAGATAGCCAAGCCGAAAATAACGAGTCCAAGGACAAAGAAGAACCAGAAGAAATACTGCACATAGTGTCCGAGGTAGGTTCCGTCGTACTCCTTGTACCTTTCCTGAACCCTTCTACGTTCTTCATAAAACATTTGATTGACCTCACGGATATGCTTCTGCATCTGAGTGGTCATCCATTCATGTTGTTTGTCGAACATGTCCTGAATCTTCTTCCAGTCAACATCATCGACTCTGACTGAAACCTTCAACTTGGTTGGGGCATCCTTCAGAACATTGTCAATGTGGGTATTGATGGTGTCAACCTTACCACTGATAGTGTCAACGGCATTGCCAAGAGCAGTCTGAGCTGAATTGTACTTACGGATGGCAGACTCCAGTTGAAGAGTTGCATTGATCCAAGTGTTGGTCGCTTTGTCAATGTTCTCACTCAACTGCCTGAGTTCAGGCGCACGACTGACAACAGCATCCTCGGCATCATGCTCTTCAATCTCTTCCTGGACTTCGTTCATCATGTCATCGAAGTCAGGCTTCTGCTCGTCATCTTCGATGAGTTCTTCTACATGTTTTGTTCTTCTCATTGATATGTAGGATTTGTCTAACGGTGGAATGAACGTCTTTTCTGCGGTGGCTTGCACATGGCATGAGCCATCTGGAGGCAACGGCGAGCCCGCTCACGCTCGTCTTCGTCATCATCCTTACCCCAACCAGAGGAAGGAGCAGAACCACCACCGCCACAAGATTCGGACACGGTTGTTGCTGCATCAATCATATCAAGGAAGAGAAGCATACCTACATGAGAAATGTCCTCTCTTGATGCAGTCATATCAGAATCAGGAACCTGAACCTCATTGAGGAAGATGTCCTTGACCGTGTTCGGAATATAGATTCTCTTCATTTCACCGCTAACATTGACATTGAAGGCAGTCTTGGTAGCAACTGGCAATGGCTTAGAATTGGACTGGGTAGGTTTCGTTGTCTGAGCAACATGGCGAGCAGGGCGAGCCGGTGAAACGGAAGGTGAAGCAGGTCGCATCTTGACCTGAGTAGGCTTAGGATGCATCTTCTTCCATGTGGCTTCAAGCTGTGATACCATGAACTTTCGACCGATGGCAGAAGCCTTGAACACTGAGGCATTCTTGCCGATGGTGTAGCCCACAAGTTTGCAGTTAGTAGTGTCATACCTTGGATTGACCTCATAGCCTCTCATGCGAAGCATATCAAAGTAACGGTCAATGTCGAAACTATCCATCTTCTGAAGGGTATATTCGCAAAACTCCGCTATATCTTGTTGGCGCATTTCACGAACCTCCTGAGGTTGCTCCCAACCATGCCTTGCGTTGATAATTTCCGCAGCCCTTATTGCTCTGATGTGAACATCGTGAACATCGTTGGTCTTGCCGTCATTATCCACACGGCAACAGTCAAGATGCAGGTGAAGGGTTCCAGACTTGGAATCCCGATGCAAGGCAGCAACACTCATAGAATTGCGGAAATTGGTCTTGACCTTCTCCTTAAAGCCTTTGGGTAAAAGTCCGACTGAATCCAAAGCTTCCAATCCTTCATCAGCGAGGTTTGCCCAGTCATCCAAGGTATAGTTCTCTGACTCTTCCTTGGATGGGGAGAGTACAAACGTGGTCATGAAGCGTTCCAACTTTCGCCCAACAGTCCTGTCCTGTTGATGCAACTGGCAGTGATGCTTCATCCGATACCAGATTTCGGTGGCATCGAGATAGTCAGGCATGTGGTTCACCTTGACCACGGTTGCATCCTCCTTCTCCATTGCGTACCTTGCGGCATTGCCGCCATAGGCTACTGGTCTTGCGAGTATAATCATTCGTCTTCTTGAACTTTGGTCAGTACAGGAGAAGTAAGGTTGTCTTCAATGCTATACCAGTGTTTGATGAGTCGTTCAACGGCTTCAATCCACCACTTCATGAACTTTGGAGATCTGAACATCTTCTGCTTTTCCTCGGGTGAAGCATCGTGCAACTTACTGCGGACTTTTATCAAGTCGGTACGTGCCTCAGTCAGAGAGTTCAGGGCTTTGCTTTCCTCTGGAGTGAGTCGCTGACGTGGGTGATGCTTCTTGCCAGTCTCAACGAGATACTTGCCTATGCTCATACCACATTCCTTAGCGAGTTTTTTCAGTTCCTTCCAGTCCTTATCGGTACAGCGGAAGGAATGCACCCTTGTGGGTGTCTTCTTGATAATCTTCTTTTTCTTAGCCATATCTTTGAATATGATTAAAGGGATGAATATAAATCAGTAAAAAAGAAGGACATAGGTCTGCGAGCCTGCGAGTAGCCCGAGAAACTTTTAGGACTGCATAAATTTGGTCACAAATAATGTAGTACAAAAGGATTTCTCGAAAAGTACCTCTTAAAAATCGGTCCTTTTACCTGCTAAGTTCCCGTCAGGGCTTAGAAAGTCGTTTCGGCTTGCCGTGTTGTCCTGTATCGGTAAACGTCCTTTGGGATGGTTTGGCGGTGCAGGTCGCATTCCTGAGTCCTCAGACGGCTATTTGTTGCCGTTCTGGTTGTAGTAGCCGTTAGGCTTCTGATAGCCGTTGAAAGGCGGTCTTTGATTGCCGTTAGGCTGTTGTGGCTGCTGTCCTCCTTGCTGAGAAGGTATCTGCTCATGCTGCTTCCCTTCATTCTGCTTGCCATCGGCTTCACCTTGGGGAGAAGGGCTGTCAGCAGACTGCGGGGAATTGTTTTCAGGAGGTGATGGTGACTTGTTGCCATCTGCTCCAGACTTACCCACATTGCCACTATCATTAGATTGTGGTGATTGGTGCGACACATTGCCAGTTGTCTGAGGATTGTTGCCCTCGGCAGAGTCATTGGATTTGTCATCGGCAGAAGCAGAACCTTCCTTGTCCTTCTTCTTGTCATCAGGATCCTCAGTGATGATGACCTTGGAGGCAGGAACTTCCGCATGGATGATTGCCGTACTGTCGTTATTGCGCTTTAAGGCAAAGGCATTCGACACGAACTTGGCATCAACATACCAGCCTGAGAGACAATGAAGGGTGTAGATGCGGTTATCTTCCACTTCCTGAGAAGAGAAAATGCCCACAGCCTCCATAGCATCCAACAGCTTTGGAACCGTCTTGCGGTCTTTGTCCCAGAGTTTGGCAAGTTGGGTATTGTCAACCATAACTTGACCTGCCAAGATTTCTACTTGCTTGGTCTTGCTGATTTGCACAAGTTTTGGAACTGGCTCGGCAAGATCCACAAGCGACATGAAGCATTCCATACGGTCAATCTTGTACTTCTTGCTTCGAAGATGCTTCAACTGCTCTTCAGAGAAAGTGAAGCAACGATGTAATTTTTTATCGTCCATAGTCTATGATATTATTGAAATGTAACCGAATAAAGGGAAAAGGAATATGCCATCAAAAAGAAGAGAATCACTGGATAAGTTCAACCAGGGATTTCTTCATGTCATCATCAATGACTCGGTATCGGGCAAAAGCAACGCTGCCTTTGGCATGACCAGACATAGAAGCAACCAAATCAGGGTCTTTGACCATGCGGTAAAGATTACCGATAAAAGTCCTTCGTGCAAGATGAGAGGTAGCCACATCTGAGATTGGCTTCTTCTCTTCAAGCCGTGTCTTAGGGTTAATCACAGTGACAACACGATTTACCTTGGCACGCTTCAAGATTCTACGGATAGCATCGTTGAACTTGAAGTTATAATGCTTGGGGAAGATTGGTTCATCATCACCATGGTCATGGCCATCAAGGATAGCCATAGCCTTGGGGATAAGAGGAACCCTTACAACGTCACCTAACTTGCCCTTGGTCTTGATGGGGATATATTCCAGAACACCGTCAATAATGTTCTTGGGGGTGAAGGTCACAAGATCACTATGACGGCATCCGACCATACACTGAAACACGAACATATCACGATACTCAGCAAGTTCTGCATCATCCGTTAGGTCTGCATCCAGAACTTGGTCACGCTCCTGAATGGTCAGGAAATATGGAGTGCCATAGAGTGCCTTGGGCATGTCATAGCCAAAGAAGGGGTCATTGTTTGTGACTCCCTGCTTTCGTACCCAGTTGCAGACGGTACGCATCAAGGTCATGTTAGTGACGATGGTATTCATAGATATGTCATAGTCAGAAGACAGGAAATCCGCAAACACACGAAGATCATCGGCAGTCATGCTGTCAATGTTCATCGGGTGTTTGTGTTCATCCTCAAAACGAGTAACCTTGTCAATCAGGCATCGGGTGTTGCACTCCTGATGCTTGCCGAAATGCTTGTTCTGAAGGTACCTCTCTGCCCAGATGACAAAGGATTTGCTTACCGCCATGCCACTGCCCATGCAATAGGCATTGGGGTGGTGATAGGCAAATATCAGTCGTCTTAGCCAGTCGGAGTTTGCTCCGATATAGTATTCCCTGGTTATGATACCTGTAATCTCCTTGACCTGTGAGTCAAAGAGGTTTCTGGTATCGTCATCCACAAGATTGACACGGCTCTTGTAGCCCTGTCGTTCTTGGCTCCAGTGATTGGGATTGATCTGAAGTTCGCTTGCGCACTTGACATCAAGCCCTTTGTCACGGACACGGAAGTACACCGAAGCACGGCTGTCAAGGTCGTTCTTCGATGTATCTTTCTGACGTATGTAAGCGGTAACTCTCATTGATATGTCTATGATATGACAAAAGGGAAAGAAGAAACTATCTGCGGAAATGCAGGTGACGATGCTCGGGATAGTCCGAAGCAATGTCCTTCAGCTGCTGTTCAAGTCGCTCGTTCTGGTATGGAGTGAGCGCATGGATAGCCTTGATGCAGACACTCTGCACAAGCAGGGTTCGTCTGCCGATAGTGTTTTCTTGGTCAATGCCCTTGTTGGCATGTGAAATCTCGCACAGTTCATTGAAGGCATCCTTCATACTGTGATAGCCTGTGCCATCCTTGGCATAGGTAACGGCAAGGCTGGCTACCTGAGCCAGTTTGTCGTTGTACTGCTGTTGATTGAAATCCTGATTCATAATACTCATTGATTAGTGGTTGGCAAGTTCATTCAGCTTCTGGGCTGCTGCCTCCTTGGTCTCAGCCTCAGACATGCTGCGGTTCTGACGCATCCACTTCAGAAGTTCAGCCTTCTCAAAGTAGATGAGTTTGCCGTTTGGACGGAAGAAAGGAAGCTCATGACGATGGGTCATCTTGTAGAGACTGCTCTTTGATATACCCATGAAAAGGGCTGCTTCTTCAAGTGTCAATACCTCCTTGGCTGCGCTGAGAGTGTTCTCCAGAACCTCGATGCGATGCTCAAATGACTCTACCTTCAAAAGAAGAGTCTCGTTGTCAATAGTCTTATTCATAATCTTGATATTTAGTTGTTTACGTTATCCTGAATGCTTGGTTTTGAGATAGCAAGCCCCTAAGGGTAGCGGAAACCACTACCTTGAATCAGGGCACTGCTTTTGATGAAATGAAACTGGTTGTTATCCTGAATCGGCTCGTTAGCCGTTATTCGTTATCCTGTATATCTATGACCTTGCGAGGGTGCGTGTTGGTCGCTGCCGTTCGCTTGGTTCGTGGAATCTTCTTGTTCTCGGTGTGTGGCTTGCGACTCCTGAATACCGTCTTGGTATTGGAGATAGCCTTGACCTTTTCCTCAGTCAGCACGTCTGCATAGACTGCGGTTGATTTGAGCGACTTGTGACCCATGAGTTTCTTGGTGGTCTCGATGTCACCAGTAGCCGCTTGGATCAATGTGCCAAAGGTATGTCGGGAGGTATGGAAGGAGATTGTCTTCGTGATACCTACCTTCTTGGCTATTCGTTTGAGAGCTGCATCCACATTGGCATGGGCAGGAAGGTGGAAAACCTTGTCATCCTTCTTGGGTGGCATCCATGCTTCTGCGGTTGAGCAGATTGGGACGGCATTGAGTTCCTTGGTCTTCTTCTGGACGATTACAAGTGTGTTCGTTACCTCGTTCCTCATGATGTTTGACCATCGCAAAGCCCTTATGTCGCTGATGCGTAGTCCTGTAAGGCAAGCGAAGCCAAATGCCAACTGGGTTTCCCTGACTCCGTTAGTCTCTTCGGATGCCATGAAGAGTTTGAGTTCATCGGGTGTAAGGTACAGCTTGTGACCAGACTTTGGCTTGGAGATTGTGTCTTCCTTCTCCAACTGATAGAAGGGGTTTGCCTTCAACTTGCCAGTCTTGACTGCCTTGTTGAATACTGCGACAATGCGTTGCTGCATGTTCCGCAAACTGGCATTACTCAACGGCTTTGCCTTGACTCTCACATACTTCTGAGGTACATAGTCATTCTTCAGCCAAAGAAAGAATGCCTTGAACCATGTCTTATCGAACTTCATCAGAGTGATGTGCGGTCTGCGTTTGGCTTTCAGAAACTCCTTCATGCGTTCTTGAAGGTATTGAGTCTGCTCGACAGTCCTCTTGGAATATTCGGGATTGCCGTCCATCCACTCCATGTAAGTCTGGATCCAGTCAATGACTTCGGGTGAGTCATCGTTGGGAATGTCGGGTACAACCATCAAGTGACCTTTCTCGGGAATGGTCTCGGGATGAAGGACGCGCTCGGCACGAATCTCCTGCGCACGTTTCAAGGTAGCCTCGTTGCGTTCCTTTGTCTCTTGGTTAATCTCAGGGATTAGGTAGAGGGAAAGGAACTCAAACTTGCGCTTGCCATTCTCATAGATGTCAAGATACAGGCTCTTGTTGTCGTTTTCAAGGTCTTTTTGTCGAAGTGTGATGGTCATATCAATGATTGTTATAATTGGTTATACCACTGGGGTGAAACACCACCCTGGTTTATCAAAGGGGGTGATTTCAAGTCACCTCCCTTAACTCTTTGAAGGGGGGGGTACTTTCAAAGTACATCCTTTACTTGAACATTCCATCAATGAGGTTGATGGCTTCCTCCTTCTTCTTATCTACGATTTTCGCATAGATTTCAGTGGTCTGAATGTTGGTGTGACCCATCAACTTGCTTGTGGTGAACAGGTCTGCGCCAAGTGTCAGCATCATTGTGCCGAAGGTGTGACGTGAACAGTGGAAACTGATGTGCTTCTCTACACCTGCTGCCTCTGCCCATTTGCGAAGGGCTCTGCCTATGACGGTCTGAGTAGTTGGTATATCAAAGAAGGGAGTTGTTATTCCCTTTGGTTTTGGTAACCAACGCTTTGCCTCTTCAGAGAGTGGGATGATGACAGGCTTCTCCGTCTTCTGCATTTCCATGTCAATATACTCGCCCTTGCCGTCAGGAGTCTTGAAAATGTGAATCGGTGCAAGTTTGTACATATCACTGAGTCGCAATCCAGTGAAACAAGCAAAGATGAAGGCTTGCTTGACCTCTGGGCGGTAACTGTCGGTTGCCATGAGGGCTTTAAGTTCCTCAATGGTAAGGTATTCCTTCTTGCCATCCTTTGGCTGAATGCGCTCCTTGGCATCCAGTTCCTTCATTGGATTGTTTCGGATAATACCTTGACGGACAGCATTGTTGAGAGTAGTCGAGAACATGCCGAGGTAACGGCTTGCCGTGTTCTGGCTGATAGGTCTTGGCTCAATGTACTTGCAGTGTGAGTTTGGGAAGGTGCGAAGGAACTTCACATACCCACGGCAGAAATCAGCATTGACCTCTTCAAGGGTGATGAAGGTCTGATTGGACTCTTCAAGATATTTCTCCACGGTGTGAAGCATTTCAACACGACAATGGAGGGTTGACTTCTTGGTGCTGA is part of the Bacteroides coprosuis DSM 18011 genome and harbors:
- a CDS encoding integrase family protein (COGs: COG4974 Site-specific recombinase XerD~InterPro IPR002104~KEGG: pdi:BDI_3756 site-specific recombinase~PFAM: Integrase, catalytic core, phage~SPTR: Putative uncharacterized protein;~IMG reference gene:2504105754~PFAM: Phage integrase family), which gives rise to MARPKKQVKLKEPIKIRLKPLADGNKSIYLDIYWKGVRKYEYLKLYIIPEVNPLCKEQNKETMALAERIKAERIKALHGHGVQDWETVKQGSQLLTGWIKKYCEGGVSTKKSTLHCRVEMLHTVEKYLEESNQTFITLEEVNADFCRGYVKFLRTFPNSHCKYIEPRPISQNTASRYLGMFSTTLNNAVRQGIIRNNPMKELDAKERIQPKDGKKEYLTIEELKALMATDSYRPEVKQAFIFACFTGLRLSDMYKLAPIHIFKTPDGKGEYIDMEMQKTEKPVIIPLSEEAKRWLPKPKGITTPFFDIPTTQTVIGRALRKWAEAAGVEKHISFHCSRHTFGTMMLTLGADLFTTSKLMGHTNIQTTEIYAKIVDKKKEEAINLIDGMFK
- a CDS encoding DNA binding domain protein, excisionase family (InterPro IPR010093~KEGG: bfr:BF2790 putative excisionase~SPTR: Putative uncharacterized protein;~TIGRFAM: Excisionase/Xis, DNA-binding~IMG reference gene:2504105752~TIGRFAM: DNA binding domain, excisionase family), whose amino-acid sequence is MNKTIDNETLLLKVESFEHRIEVLENTLSAAKEVLTLEEAALFMGISKSSLYKMTHRHELPFFRPNGKLIYFEKAELLKWMRQNRSMSEAETKEAAAQKLNELANH
- a CDS encoding integrase family protein (COGs: COG4974 Site-specific recombinase XerD~InterPro IPR002104~KEGG: pdi:BDI_3756 site-specific recombinase~PFAM: Integrase, catalytic core, phage~SPTR: Site-specific recombinase;~IMG reference gene:2504105753~PFAM: Phage integrase family) encodes the protein MTITLRQKDLENDNKSLYLDIYENGKRKFEFLSLYLIPEINQETKERNEATLKRAQEIRAERVLHPETIPEKGHLMVVPDIPNDDSPEVIDWIQTYMEWMDGNPEYSKRTVEQTQYLQERMKEFLKAKRRPHITLMKFDKTWFKAFFLWLKNDYVPQKYVRVKAKPLSNASLRNMQQRIVAVFNKAVKTGKLKANPFYQLEKEDTISKPKSGHKLYLTPDELKLFMASEETNGVRETQLAFGFACLTGLRISDIRALRWSNIMRNEVTNTLVIVQKKTKELNAVPICSTAEAWMPPKKDDKVFHLPAHANVDAALKRIAKKVGITKTISFHTSRHTFGTLIQAATGDIETTKKLMGHKSLKSTAVYADVLTEEKVKAISNTKTVFRSRKPHTENKKIPRTKRTAATNTHPRKVIDIQDNE